From a single Kitasatospora sp. NBC_00458 genomic region:
- a CDS encoding small basic family protein, giving the protein MIAVLGLVIGVVVGLVVQPEVPDAVVPYLPIAVVAALDAVFGGVRAMLDGIFNDKVFIVSFLSNVVVAALIVFLGDQLGVGSQLSTGVVVVLGIRIFSNAAAIRRHVFRA; this is encoded by the coding sequence GTGATTGCCGTACTGGGTCTCGTGATCGGGGTCGTCGTCGGGCTCGTCGTCCAGCCCGAGGTGCCGGACGCCGTCGTGCCGTACCTGCCGATCGCGGTGGTGGCGGCGCTGGACGCGGTGTTCGGCGGTGTCCGCGCGATGCTGGACGGGATCTTCAACGACAAGGTGTTCATCGTCTCCTTCCTCTCGAACGTTGTGGTGGCGGCGCTGATCGTCTTCCTCGGCGACCAGCTGGGCGTGGGCTCGCAGCTGTCCACCGGCGTGGTCGTCGTCCTCGGTATCCGGATCTTCTCCAACGCCGCTGCGATCAGGCGCCATGTCTTCCGCGCCTGA
- a CDS encoding DUF881 domain-containing protein, giving the protein MPEPVRRPEPPTEADVKTEADVKADVKAEAEAKAEAGAEPGPGPQPEAESSASSVPLTVSVPVSVPVVETGAAKASEPLAAAGPGSAPEAAPASGADDRAEGRRRMKAALWPPRLSRGQLVVAVLLFSLGLALAIQVRSTNDHHSQLRGARQEDLVRILDELDSRQQRLQQEKAELEQSLAKLENSSNQAKEAQEQTRKKVTELGVLAGTVRATGPGIVLTVDDPQGQVKADMLLDTLQELRAAGAEAIQINDVRVVVDTYFTDVSGGGVQIDGKKVSAPYRFTVVGNPQDLTPALNIPGGVVRTLESHQARATISQQQKVLVDALVEPKTPQYAKPAPK; this is encoded by the coding sequence GTGCCGGAGCCGGTGCGCCGGCCGGAGCCGCCGACCGAGGCCGACGTGAAGACCGAGGCTGACGTGAAGGCTGACGTGAAGGCGGAGGCGGAGGCGAAGGCCGAGGCCGGGGCGGAGCCCGGGCCAGGGCCGCAGCCGGAAGCGGAGTCCTCCGCGTCGTCGGTGCCCCTGACCGTGTCGGTGCCCGTGTCGGTGCCTGTGGTGGAGACCGGAGCGGCGAAGGCGTCCGAGCCGCTCGCCGCCGCCGGACCGGGGTCCGCCCCGGAAGCCGCGCCCGCGTCGGGCGCCGACGACCGGGCCGAGGGGCGCAGGAGGATGAAGGCCGCACTCTGGCCGCCGCGGCTGTCGCGCGGCCAGCTGGTGGTGGCGGTGCTGCTGTTCTCGCTCGGACTGGCGCTGGCGATCCAGGTCCGCTCCACCAACGACCACCACAGCCAGCTGCGGGGTGCGCGGCAGGAGGACCTCGTTCGCATCCTCGACGAACTGGACAGCCGTCAGCAGCGTCTCCAACAGGAGAAGGCGGAGCTTGAGCAGTCCCTGGCCAAGTTGGAGAACAGCTCCAACCAGGCCAAGGAGGCCCAGGAACAGACCAGGAAGAAGGTGACGGAGCTCGGCGTACTGGCCGGGACCGTCCGAGCCACTGGTCCGGGCATCGTACTGACGGTCGATGATCCCCAAGGGCAGGTGAAGGCAGATATGCTGCTGGACACCCTGCAGGAACTCCGAGCGGCGGGGGCGGAGGCGATTCAGATCAACGATGTGCGCGTGGTGGTCGACACCTACTTCACGGACGTGTCCGGCGGCGGTGTGCAGATCGACGGCAAGAAGGTCTCGGCGCCCTACCGGTTCACCGTCGTGGGGAACCCGCAGGACCTCACACCCGCGCTGAACATCCCGGGAGGTGTGGTCCGCACGCTGGAGAGCCATCAGGCGCGCGCGACCATCTCCCAACAGCAGAAGGTGCTCGTCGACGCACTCGTCGAACCGAAGACGCCGCAGTACGCCAAGCCGGCTCCGAAGTGA